A stretch of Brassica napus cultivar Da-Ae chromosome C6, Da-Ae, whole genome shotgun sequence DNA encodes these proteins:
- the BNAC06G35380D gene encoding 2-hydroxy-palmitic acid dioxygenase MPO1 — protein sequence MSNRVGLLDLEKHFAFYGAHHSNRVNIIIHTLFVWPNAFATLLFLYSTLPPILDRSYLGFIEALTFDGVLRLDIGFILTVIYAVFYICLDKKSGVLAALLCFSCWIGSSFLAARLGHSLTLKVGVASQLLCWTGQFVGHGLFEKRAPALLDNLFQAFLMGPYFVLLEVMQSCFGYEPYPGFKARVDCKIENDIKEWREEKLKKKLM from the exons atgAGCAACCGTGTCGGATTACTCGATCTGGAGAAGCATTTCGCCTTCTACGGAGCTCATCACAGCAACCGCGTAAACATAATCATCCACACACTATTCGTATGGCCTAACGCCTTCGCGACTCTCCTTTTCCTGTATTCCACGCTACCTCCGATTCTAGATCGCTCTTATCTAGGGTTCATCGAAGCGTTGACTTTTGACGGTGTTCTGCGCTTGGACATTGGTTTTATTCTCACTGTGATCTATGCTGTCTTCTACATATGTTTGGATAAGAAGTCTGGAGTTTTAGCTGCTCTGTTATGTTTCTCTTGCTGGATCGGCTCTAGCTTTCTCGCAGCTCGTTTAGGACATTCCTTGACCTTGAAG GTTGGAGTAGCTTCTCAGCTCCTATGCTGGACCGGTCAGTTCGTCGGTCACGGCTTGTTTGAG AAACGAGCTCCTGCGCTTCTAGACAATCTATTCCAAGCTTTTCTGATGGGTCCTTACTTCGTGTTGCTCGAG GTGATGCAGTCTTGTTTTGGATACGAGCCATACCCTGGATTTAAAGCACGCGTTGACTGCAAGATAGAGAATGATATCAAGGAATGGAGAGAAgagaaactgaagaagaagcttatGTAA